TAGTCAACACCGTCCGAGGCTCAAAACTGACCATGTCTCCGACACCTATGCCCAAGGCGACGACGTCATCGGCACATTCAACCTTTTCATCCAACCTGATAGCCACCGTATCGTCGGTTCTAGGGTCATCGACGCCCTCAACGTGAAAAGCGTGACGAGAGGCCTTATCGGGCATGAGGCTACCGGTGTAGGTTCGACCGTCAAGGGTGAACACCGTGCAATTCTCCCCCTCTACCGAGCTCCAGCTAAAACCTCCGGTGGGCAGGACTCTAAGTCTGCCGTCACACTCTACTCGACGGACCACAGCCCCTAGGGTATCCACGTGAGCCGCCACACATCGGGCGGGGAGGTCCGATTGACCTTCCATAATCGCCACCAGGGCTCCCTTTGCGGTTCTTCGACAGGACAGTCCAAGGGCGGCGAACTCCCCCTCCAACCGCTCGATAGCCCTGTCCGTATCCCCTCCGGGACTGGGAATAGCCAGCAACTCTACGGCGACATCTAAGACATAGTCCATCGGAGAGGTCATCATACGGTCTCCTTAAGCTCCTTAGCGTAGTGACAGGCGACCCATCTTCCTGGATCTATCTGCCTAAGCTCGGGGGTCTCGGAGGTACAGCGTTCCTGACGATAGCGACAGCGCCCCGCGAAACGGCAGCCCGCTGGAGGCTCTATGGGGCTGGGGACGTCTCCCTCGAGTATGATCCTCTTGCTCCTGTCCACGTCCATCTTGGCTATAGGTATAGCCGAGAGAAGGGCCTGGGTGTAGGGATGGAGGGGATCCTTGAATATAGACCTATAGTCGGTCAGCTCCACCATCGACCCGAGGTACATAACGGCGATACGGTCGGAGACGTGTTTAACCACGCTGAGGTTGTGAGATATAAACACGTAGGTATAGCCAAATTCCTTCTGGAGG
The uncultured Dethiosulfovibrio sp. genome window above contains:
- a CDS encoding M42 family metallopeptidase; this encodes MTSPMDYVLDVAVELLAIPSPGGDTDRAIERLEGEFAALGLSCRRTAKGALVAIMEGQSDLPARCVAAHVDTLGAVVRRVECDGRLRVLPTGGFSWSSVEGENCTVFTLDGRTYTGSLMPDKASRHAFHVEGVDDPRTDDTVAIRLDEKVECADDVVALGIGVGDMVSFEPRTVLTKSGYIKSRHLDDKAGVAVILGACKHLIDSGLRPARTTYFYISNYEEVGHGTARLPDGVGEMIALDIGIVANGTNSSEMAVSICARDSRTPYDRGFVKELARIAEVNSIPYRIDTYFRYGSDASMAVGQGEDLRFGCIGMGVDATHHYERTHIDGIKANLDLLVAWIKS